Proteins from a genomic interval of Cyprinus carpio isolate SPL01 chromosome A21, ASM1834038v1, whole genome shotgun sequence:
- the dtwd2 gene encoding tRNA-uridine aminocarboxypropyltransferase 2 isoform X1 → MNSQFNKDTVEETNEDDDEDEEETKEEEEDDEGFSVLSELPVEKSERRPTCRRCCRPVKVCLCPYLPPCPQDVSTCLYIVQHPAEESRVLRTVPLLAACLPPGKCKVFIGRRFSEERYPELAAVCKDAHTLLLYPGAGAENLEDLSTDFSTTAHSVVLIDGTWSQAKDMFLRNALLQLPRQVQLRSAPSSQYVIRTQPTNMCVSTLECAAAALSIMEKNHSIQEVLLKPLQALCSFQLQHGAQIHHSKEHLIKNGEYNKAMPKNKRKIRRMQKLLTNQNI, encoded by the exons ATGAACTCACAGTTTAATAAAGATACAGTAGAAGAAACGAACGAGGATGATGACGAAGACGAGGAAGAAAcgaaggaggaagaggaagatgatgaagGGTTTTCTGTTCTGTCGGAGCTTCCAGTAGAGAAGAGCGAGAGACGCCCGACCTGCCGCCGAtgctg TCGTCCGGTGAAGGTGTGTCTGTGTCCGTATCTCCCGCCGTGTCCTCAAGACGTGTCCACATGTCTCTACATCGTGCAGCATCCGGCTGAG GAGAGTCGGGTTCTGCGCACGGTTCCGCTCCTGGCAGCGTGTCTCCCGCCGGGAAAGTGCAAGGTTTTCATCGGGAGGCGTTTCTCTGAAGAGAG ATATCCGGAGCTGGCGGCCGTGTGTAAAGATGCTCACACGCTGCTGCTGTATCCCGGAGCCGGCGCAGAGAATCTGGAGGATCTGAGCACAGATTTCAGCACGACGGCCCACAGCGTGGTCCTGATCGACGGCACCTGGAGTCAGGCGAAAGACATGTTCCTGCGGAACGCGCTGCTGCAGCTGCCCAGACAG GTTCAGCTCCGCAGCGCCCCCTCCAGTCAGTACGTGATCCGCACGCAGCCCACCAACATGTGTGTGTCCACGCTGGAGTGTGCGGCCGCTGCGCTCTCCATCATGGAGAAGAACCACAGCATTCAGGAG GTTCTTCTCAAACCTCTTCAGGCTCTGTGCTCCTTTCAGCTGCAACACGGCGCTCAGATTCACCACAGCAAAGAACATCTCATCAAAAATGGAGAGTATAACAAGGCCATGCCCAAAAACAAGCGCAAGATTCGCAGGATGCAGAAACTCCTCACCAACCAGAATATATGA
- the dtwd2 gene encoding tRNA-uridine aminocarboxypropyltransferase 2 isoform X2, with translation MNSQFNKDTVEETNEEEEDDEGFSVLSELPVEKSERRPTCRRCCRPVKVCLCPYLPPCPQDVSTCLYIVQHPAEESRVLRTVPLLAACLPPGKCKVFIGRRFSEERYPELAAVCKDAHTLLLYPGAGAENLEDLSTDFSTTAHSVVLIDGTWSQAKDMFLRNALLQLPRQVQLRSAPSSQYVIRTQPTNMCVSTLECAAAALSIMEKNHSIQEVLLKPLQALCSFQLQHGAQIHHSKEHLIKNGEYNKAMPKNKRKIRRMQKLLTNQNI, from the exons ATGAACTCACAGTTTAATAAAGATACAGTAGAAGAAACGAAC gaggaagaggaagatgatgaagGGTTTTCTGTTCTGTCGGAGCTTCCAGTAGAGAAGAGCGAGAGACGCCCGACCTGCCGCCGAtgctg TCGTCCGGTGAAGGTGTGTCTGTGTCCGTATCTCCCGCCGTGTCCTCAAGACGTGTCCACATGTCTCTACATCGTGCAGCATCCGGCTGAG GAGAGTCGGGTTCTGCGCACGGTTCCGCTCCTGGCAGCGTGTCTCCCGCCGGGAAAGTGCAAGGTTTTCATCGGGAGGCGTTTCTCTGAAGAGAG ATATCCGGAGCTGGCGGCCGTGTGTAAAGATGCTCACACGCTGCTGCTGTATCCCGGAGCCGGCGCAGAGAATCTGGAGGATCTGAGCACAGATTTCAGCACGACGGCCCACAGCGTGGTCCTGATCGACGGCACCTGGAGTCAGGCGAAAGACATGTTCCTGCGGAACGCGCTGCTGCAGCTGCCCAGACAG GTTCAGCTCCGCAGCGCCCCCTCCAGTCAGTACGTGATCCGCACGCAGCCCACCAACATGTGTGTGTCCACGCTGGAGTGTGCGGCCGCTGCGCTCTCCATCATGGAGAAGAACCACAGCATTCAGGAG GTTCTTCTCAAACCTCTTCAGGCTCTGTGCTCCTTTCAGCTGCAACACGGCGCTCAGATTCACCACAGCAAAGAACATCTCATCAAAAATGGAGAGTATAACAAGGCCATGCCCAAAAACAAGCGCAAGATTCGCAGGATGCAGAAACTCCTCACCAACCAGAATATATGA
- the nup54 gene encoding nucleoporin p54 isoform X2, whose product MAFNFGGASSNASAFGGFGSTTSAGAGTNFNFSTPSNAGASLFGNTQNKGFGFSSGLGSSAPAGTGFGGALGGTGLGFGGFAGLQPTQNQQGGLFNQQASQSSQLFNTASALSAPSVLNDERDSILARWNQLQAFWGVGKGYYSSSTPPVEFSQENPFCRFKAVGYSCVSDVKDEDGLVALALNKKEADVRSQQQQLVESMHKVLGGNPTLSVNVEGVRALPDDQTEMIIYLVERSPNGTSKRVPASTLYSYMEQLNVKSALQQLGVIMAVSRTALTPAQLKQLLQNPPAGVDPIIWEQAKVDNPDPEKLIPVPMVGFKELLRRLKIQDQMTKQHQTRVDIISNDISELQRNQATTAAKITQYKRKLMDLSHRVLQVLIKQEVQRKSGYAIQLDEEHLRVQLETIQSELNAPTQFKGRLNELMSQIRMQNHFGAVRSEERYRVDADLLREIKQHLKHQQQGLSHLISVIKDDLDDIKMIEDGLHDSVHGRSSKLS is encoded by the exons ATGGCGTTCAACTTCGGCGGCGCGTCCAGCAACGCGA gtgCGTTCGGGGGGTTCGGCTCCACCACCTCCGCCGGCGCCGGCACCAACTTCAATTTCTCCACGCCGTCAAACGCAG GTGCCAGTCTCTTTGGAAACACTCAGAATAAGGGCTTCGGCTTCTCGTCGGGTCTGGGCTCCAGTGCACCGGCGGGGACGGGCTTCGGCGGCGCTCTGGGCGGCACTGGACTGGGCTTTGGAGGATTCGCTGGGCTCCAGCCCACTCAGAACCAACAAG gaggCCTGTTTAACCAGCAGGCGTCTCAGTCCAGTCAGCTCTTTAACACGGCCAGTGCTCTCTCCGCTCCGTCGGTGCTCAACGACGAGCGCGACTCCATTCTGGCCCGATGGAACCAGCTGCAGGCCTTCTGGGGAGTAGGGAAGGGTTACTACAGCAGCAGCACACCACCGGTGGAGTTCAGCCAGGAGAACCCCTTCTGCCGCTTCAAG gcGGTGGGCTACAGCTGTGTTTCTGATGTGAAGGATGAGGATGGTTTAGTGGCTCTTGCTCTCAATAAGAAGGAAGCTGACGTTCgctctcagcagcagcagctggtcGAATCGATGCACAAGGTTCTGGGAGGAAATCCAACTCTTTCGGTCAACGTGGAGGGAGTGCGAGCGCTGCCCGATGACCA gacggAGATGATCATTTATCTGGTGGAGCGCTCTCCTAACGGCACGTCGAAGCGCGTCCCGGCGTCCACGCTCTACAGCTACATGGAGCAGCTGAACGTGAAGTCTGCGCTGCAGCAGCTGGGGGTCATCATGGCGGTCAGTCGCACCGCACTGACCCCGGCGCAGCTCAAGCAGCTGCTGCAGAACCCGCCCGCAG gtgtgGATCCCATCATCTGGGAACAGGCCAAAGTGGACAATCCAGACCCAGAGAA GTTGATTCCGGTGCCCATGGTGGGCTTCAAAGAGCTGCTGCGCAGACTGAAGATCCAGGATCAGATGACCAAACAGCACCAGACCAGAGTGGAC ATCATCTCTAACGACATCAGCGAGCTGCAGAGGAATCAGGCCACGACCGCCGCCAAGATCACGCAGTACAAGCGCAAGCTGATGGACCTCTCACACAGAGTGCTGCag GTGTTGATTAAACAGGAAGTTCAGAGGAAGAGTGGTTACGCCATTCAGCTGGACGAGGAACACCTGAGAGTTCAGCTGGAAACCATCCAATCAGAGCTCAACGCACCGACACAGTTCAAG ggGCGACTGAATGAACTCATGTCTCAGATTCGGATGCAGAATCATTTTGGAGCCGTTCGTTCAGAAGAGCGTTACCGTGTTGATGCTGACCTGCTGAGAGAAATCAAACAG
- the stard4 gene encoding stAR-related lipid transfer protein 4 gives MFSHVSAVELRETLESFHSLNESQWSIAKKSKDVTVWRKPSHEFGGFLYKAEGTVAENPQRIMDYIRPGARRLEWDSMITSLEILQTLDQGCCVVKYTTSGQLWNIISPREFVDFSCTSEYQRGLLSCGVSVDHDEQKAGVVRGFNHPCGWFCVPAQDSEISVLTGYIQTDLRGMLPQTAVDTAMASGLVNFYSDLRQALKI, from the exons ATGTTTTCACACGTCAGTGCTGTCGAGCTGCGGGAAACTCTCGAATCGTTTCACAGTCTGAATGAATCTCAGTGGAGCATCGCGAAGAAATCA AAGGATGTGACTGTATGGAGGAAACCTTCTCATGAGTTCGGAGGATTTCT ATATAAAGCTGAAGGAACCGTAGCAGAGAATCCACAGCGGATCATGGACTACATCCGTCCCGGAGCCCGCAGACTGGAATGGGACAGTATGATCACTTCACTGGAGATCCTGCAAACACTAGACCAG gGCTGTTGTGTTGTGAAATACACCACCTCAGGGCAGCTGTGGAACATCATCTCTCCTCGAGAGTTTGTGGATTTCTCCTGCACCAGCGAGTATCAGCGCGGCCTGCTGTCCTGCG gtgtgagcgtGGATCATGACGAGCAGAAAGCAGGGGTGGTTCGAGGATTCAATCACCCGTGTGGCTGGTTCTGTGTGCCGGCGCAGGACTCGGAGATAAGTGTACTGACCGGATACATCCAGACGGACCTGAGGGGAATGCTGCCGCAGACGGCGGTGGACACAGCTATGGCCAGCGGTCTGGTCAACTTCTACAGTGACCTGAGACAAGCTCTGAAGATCTGA
- the nup54 gene encoding nucleoporin p54 isoform X1 codes for MAFNFGGASSNASLSGTGFGAATTTSASTSFGFGSGATGAFGGFGSTTSAGAGTNFNFSTPSNAGASLFGNTQNKGFGFSSGLGSSAPAGTGFGGALGGTGLGFGGFAGLQPTQNQQGGLFNQQASQSSQLFNTASALSAPSVLNDERDSILARWNQLQAFWGVGKGYYSSSTPPVEFSQENPFCRFKAVGYSCVSDVKDEDGLVALALNKKEADVRSQQQQLVESMHKVLGGNPTLSVNVEGVRALPDDQTEMIIYLVERSPNGTSKRVPASTLYSYMEQLNVKSALQQLGVIMAVSRTALTPAQLKQLLQNPPAGVDPIIWEQAKVDNPDPEKLIPVPMVGFKELLRRLKIQDQMTKQHQTRVDIISNDISELQRNQATTAAKITQYKRKLMDLSHRVLQVLIKQEVQRKSGYAIQLDEEHLRVQLETIQSELNAPTQFKGRLNELMSQIRMQNHFGAVRSEERYRVDADLLREIKQHLKHQQQGLSHLISVIKDDLDDIKMIEDGLHDSVHGRSSKLS; via the exons ATGGCGTTCAACTTCGGCGGCGCGTCCAGCAACGCGA GTCTTTCTGGCACGGGCTTCGGAGCCGCGACCACAACATCCGCGTCCACGAGCTTCGGCTTCGGCTCGGGCGCCacgg gtgCGTTCGGGGGGTTCGGCTCCACCACCTCCGCCGGCGCCGGCACCAACTTCAATTTCTCCACGCCGTCAAACGCAG GTGCCAGTCTCTTTGGAAACACTCAGAATAAGGGCTTCGGCTTCTCGTCGGGTCTGGGCTCCAGTGCACCGGCGGGGACGGGCTTCGGCGGCGCTCTGGGCGGCACTGGACTGGGCTTTGGAGGATTCGCTGGGCTCCAGCCCACTCAGAACCAACAAG gaggCCTGTTTAACCAGCAGGCGTCTCAGTCCAGTCAGCTCTTTAACACGGCCAGTGCTCTCTCCGCTCCGTCGGTGCTCAACGACGAGCGCGACTCCATTCTGGCCCGATGGAACCAGCTGCAGGCCTTCTGGGGAGTAGGGAAGGGTTACTACAGCAGCAGCACACCACCGGTGGAGTTCAGCCAGGAGAACCCCTTCTGCCGCTTCAAG gcGGTGGGCTACAGCTGTGTTTCTGATGTGAAGGATGAGGATGGTTTAGTGGCTCTTGCTCTCAATAAGAAGGAAGCTGACGTTCgctctcagcagcagcagctggtcGAATCGATGCACAAGGTTCTGGGAGGAAATCCAACTCTTTCGGTCAACGTGGAGGGAGTGCGAGCGCTGCCCGATGACCA gacggAGATGATCATTTATCTGGTGGAGCGCTCTCCTAACGGCACGTCGAAGCGCGTCCCGGCGTCCACGCTCTACAGCTACATGGAGCAGCTGAACGTGAAGTCTGCGCTGCAGCAGCTGGGGGTCATCATGGCGGTCAGTCGCACCGCACTGACCCCGGCGCAGCTCAAGCAGCTGCTGCAGAACCCGCCCGCAG gtgtgGATCCCATCATCTGGGAACAGGCCAAAGTGGACAATCCAGACCCAGAGAA GTTGATTCCGGTGCCCATGGTGGGCTTCAAAGAGCTGCTGCGCAGACTGAAGATCCAGGATCAGATGACCAAACAGCACCAGACCAGAGTGGAC ATCATCTCTAACGACATCAGCGAGCTGCAGAGGAATCAGGCCACGACCGCCGCCAAGATCACGCAGTACAAGCGCAAGCTGATGGACCTCTCACACAGAGTGCTGCag GTGTTGATTAAACAGGAAGTTCAGAGGAAGAGTGGTTACGCCATTCAGCTGGACGAGGAACACCTGAGAGTTCAGCTGGAAACCATCCAATCAGAGCTCAACGCACCGACACAGTTCAAG ggGCGACTGAATGAACTCATGTCTCAGATTCGGATGCAGAATCATTTTGGAGCCGTTCGTTCAGAAGAGCGTTACCGTGTTGATGCTGACCTGCTGAGAGAAATCAAACAG